The DNA segment CTATAGATATTTTACCTTATTTAGAGTATTCAGTTGCGTTTTTTAAACCCGTAAGTTCGTGCTGTTCGATACTCTGAActtgacgaggataaaatttgtaatttaattgaaaacaaaccaaatttgtcagttcaggggatttttgaaattttaaacatcAACGATTTATAGAAATTTGAATAGATATTGCATCAAAGCTCGAAGTTTGGATTCCAACTGGCTTACAGAACAAAATTTTCTTGAACCTGAttgtatgaatatttttgttagcatacagggtgttcggccacccctaggaaaaattgtaatgggggattctagaggccaaaataagacgaaaatcaagaataacaatttcttgatggaggcttccttaaaaagttattaacaattaaattaaaaaatttcaaatcgttctggaaaaattattttcggttgcgggggtcaattacaataatttttggtgaatagacatacccccgaaatcctactcactttctagaaaaaaattcaagaaggtgtgagatttttcgatgaaaaaaaaaatttcaaatagttctggaaaaattattttcggttgcgggggtcaattacaatcatttttggtcattacacatacccccgaaatcctacgcactttcgagaaaaaaattcgagaaggtatgaaatttttcgacggacaaaaaaaatttcaaatcgttttggaaaaattattttcggttgcgggggtcaattacaatcatttttggtcattacacatacccccgaaatcctacttactttctagaaaaaaattcgagaaggtatgaaatttttcgacggaaaaaaaaaagtttcaaatcgttttagaaaaattattttcggttgcgggggtcaattacaattatttttggtgaatagacatacccccgaaatcctacacactttctagaaaaaaattcgagaaggtgtgaaatttttcgacggaaaaaaaaagtttcaaatcgttttggaaaaattattttcggttgcgggggtcaattacaataatttttggtgaatagacatacccccaaaatcctacacactttcgagaaaaaaattcgagaaggtatgaaatttttcgacggacaaaaaaaatttcaaatcgttttggaaaaattattttcggttgcgggggtcaattacaatcatttttggtgagtagttataccaccgaaatcctacgcactttcgagaaaaaaattcgagaaggtatgaaatttttcgacggaaaaaaaaaatttcaaatcgttttggaaaaattattttcggttgcgggggtcaattacaattatttttggtcattacacatacccccgaaatcctacttattttctagaaaaaaattcgagaaggtatgaaatttttcgacggaaaaaaaaaatttcaaatcgttttggaaaaattattttcggttgcgggggtcaattacaatcatttgtggtgaatagacatacccccgaaatcttgcgcattttcgagaaaaaaaattcagtacaggcggaactttaaacgttaataactttttaacgaagcttccatcgacaaattggtattcttgattttcgtcttattttggcctctagaatcccccattaaaatttttccctgcatAGAGTATCTAAAATGTACGCGAAACATTCAAAAATATCCAATGTCCTATCATTTTGTCAGGCACTTTATGTTAACTACACAGATCTAGAATACTTATTACTTTTAACGTAAACTacgttataattataatttgatgTGGAACACCAgatgtaatattaatttctctcgagtaattattattaaatttaactaTTTGAACTCTATCTGATGAAAAACTGGATAGCCAAGAAAGCATACAGCTGTTTATTCCTAATGCCTTTAATTTGAACATTAAGGGGGTATTCTCGTCTAGAATCTGATATTTTCAGCTTTTTTCGAGATTTTTTTACAAAGAAACTATATAACTTTTTATGTATCGGTTGTGGCATACGTATTTACTAACATTTAAAGAacacaaattatttttgtaaacaaaaaataatCATAATCGAACTGTGTTTGGTTAACGAAAGTATTGTAAAGGAAATACCTTTAATCTTCCTTTAAATAAAGGAAGTTCCTTTAATCCGAAACAATGAAATAAAATGGCATCTTATTTTGTATGAATATGACTATTACGTGAACCACCAGAAATTAAAAGTCTTGATAATTAAAAGAATGGCGATACTTTGAAGTTTAAATACTGTTTTTTGTTGGTTTTTATGAGTCTGTAAAACGCATAAAAAGTACGaaagaataaacattttttaaaaaccCGTGGTTCGCGCGATAGGGGGCACGTATGCTGAAGGTTCTCTGCTTCGAAGTCAATCGATGAACTAGAACTTGAGATATCGTGCACACCAGTCCAAAAAAGTGTGGTGCCGAGAAAAACACATTTTACTGCCCGACCGGATCATTCGCCACAACTACGAGCTGCGCTCTTCAAACGGCTGTAACGTCGTAAATATTACGCATTAAAACAAATCCTGTTGCAGACATATCTTCAACGATATATACTTTAAGGAAGTGCAATAAAaaggaaatcgattttttttcaaTTCTAGACAAGAACACCcccttaacactaggtttacggtacgcgtcaatttgacgcattatttgttagcaatttatgttgaattgaattgatgcaaCGATaatggatgtatactctaattaaaagaaaataacttactttataataaaaatatgcgcaacgagtgtccgtaaacctaatgTTAAGATTGAACGATTATGTGATACACCTTGTACAACGAATGTGCAAGACAGTCGATCTTTTATAGTAAATACGAAGTATTTGACTTGATTGTAGCGCAACCGGCACCCCGAAAATTACATTTAATCCTAGATTCTCGTGGATGGTTGGAATTTAAATCAACAGGTAACCCCTTGCTCGGGCGTCCGTTATCTAAATCAACAGGTACACCTTCCTTTGAGGAAGCGTTCAGCTCCTGTGTACGCGAAAGACAGATAAGGCCACGACAGGAAGGAAAGAAGGGAGGAAAGAAAAAGCGACCGCGGCGGCACGTTTCTAcagggtaaagtggtaccgacgAAGAAGAGGAGAGGGTAGCCTACAGAAGGAGCCAGAATGGGCCACCAGGTGCACCTTCAGAATGGACATGAAACGAAGTGGGAACCATATGTTGATGTGCTGAAGGACGCACGGCACGCGCCACACTCAAACTCGAGCCTTTACACCGCGAGGATCGGTGACTTCTTCCTATTGTTACCGTTTCCGAACCAATGACACGATCTCCGTGCACAGTGCATCCGTACCAACGAGACACGCCGCGATTCGTTTCACGATTCACCTAGATCTCGCGAACGGGACCAACGATCGACGGGCGACGTTCGATCGGGGAGCCTTGTGTCGTTATAAATGCCGATTCTACGATTCGTGATCGAAAGCTGTCGATGGACGGACCGGACTAAGTGATTAAAAAGGTTGGCCAGTGCAACGATTACACGGTCACGATGTGAATTACGTAGTACGCTGTACGAGACAATCCCGACGAAGACAATAAAAAGCGTCCCACAGCCACGGCgagattgtttttttttttttaattcttgtaCGATTATCGTGTCGCTAAACGTTTAGAACGTTTCCAACGATGGCTCTTCTGACGAATCACCACGATTACTCGGTTCCCTCTGAAATGGTCACCACCGTTTATCCGAGTACAACGAGGACGTACGATTCCTTGTACCCTTCTCCGTACAACTCGCCGAATTACGATTCCATGAAAGTTCCGTTCGGCGAGAATTACGCGCACAAAGGTGAGCATACGCCGCGAAAAGAAATCGAGACTGTGAATTACGGGAACGATGTGGTTACGAAATATTCGAGAACACCGGACTCGTACGAAAGAAGCTCTTTCGGTATCCTGACGCCAGCTACGCCGCAGAGGTAAGTCGGCATTTTCGATACGCACGCATGATTTTTGCAAGCTTACTTCTACCCTGCACGTTCGATCGAACCACCGACGAATCGCTTTGTTTGTTCGTTCTGTGCGCGAGATACACCCTTTTCCGTGCACCGAGTCGCGATTAAGAGCGATGTTTTCGCTATTTTTTCATAGTGAATTTCGGCTGATTTTAACAGATACGAACCACAGCACGTGATAAGTCATACCGCCTCCCCTAGACCGATGCTGCACGAGGATAATTCCGTGGAGTACCATCCGCCATCTTATTGTTACGAGACGCCGCCTCAGGAACAGAAATTTCACACCCTCGAAAGCAGCGAACCGATGCAGATGATCGTCGAACCGAAAAGGAATTGCTGGCAACCTGTTACGTCCGCGCAGGTGAATTAAGGGATACAAAGAAAAGTGATATACGATTCGATGTTTCGCGAGAATAAGATAATAACGTCTCTGAAAGCCGGATAACTGAGACTTTTCTGAAAAGCTCTATTGTTTGGGTATTTTCTTAATTGGAAACGCGTTCGTGTCACGATTGAAACATCAATTCTCGTCAGATCATcgaagttatacagggtgttcggccacccctggaaaaaattttaatgggggattctggaggccaaaataagacgaaaatcaagaataccaatttgttgatggaggcttcgttaaacggttattaataattaaatttaaaaatttcaaatcgttctggaaaaattattttcggttgcaagagtcgattacaatcatttttggtgagtacacatacccccgaaatcctacccattttctagaaaaaaattcaaaaaggtgtgaaattttccgatggaaaaaaaaatttcaaatcgttttggaaaaattattttcggttgcgagggttaattacaatcatttttggtgaatagatatacccccgaaatcctacccactttctacaaaaaaattcgagaaggttgacAAAatgttcgacaaaattgaaaaatttcaaattattctgaaaaaattattttcaattgtgggggtcaattacaatcatttttggtgaatacacatacccctgaaatcctacgcactttcgagaaaaaaattctttatcgaaaatatactgtgtggccggaaatgtttccccgaaattttaggcgtatgtttaaaaaatcataacttctggacggatcgAAGGGttataatgtttcaaaatgcaaaaaatgcgtatTTATGGAGGTCTGGAGCCCCAGAAAAGTGGGTCCAAAAAGTATATTGAatgtaaggtctacttgtatacctcgtataactttttaacgaagccttaatcaacaaattggtattcttgattttcgtcttattttggtctgtagaatctcccattaaaatttttccaagggtggccaaacaccctgtataatatataaaacttaagtgcataatagttatagtacttcgattaaatttaattcatacCTATTTTCCCTGTCCATTTTAATTTTGCACGACTATTAGACAGTCGAGTTGGGCTAGAAACAGACGAGCGGCTCTTTCCATTACGATCTATACTTTTCCTTGTTTTGCAATTAAAAGAACGAAGGCAGACAATAATCGCAAGACAAAGAAAAACATAGAATCTCTACAATATCACAACGGAAAATGTCGCTCGTTTGTATCTAGCCTAAAGGGTTTAGTAACGTAAAGTTTGCCTTACGAATGGCTTTTCAGAGACAGTTATCTCCTACGAACAGCCCCCGAAGAGGAAGACGAAGATCAAGGGACATACCACCGTCACCGAGCGTCCTGAAGCGTCGGCGTCTAGCCGCGAACGCGCGCGAGAGGCGTCGAATGAACGGTTTGAACGACGCCTTCGATAAGTTGCGGGAAGTTGTGCCCAGCCTTGGCGCCGATCACAAGCTCAGTAAGTTCGAAACGCTACAAATGGCGCAGACTTATATCGCGGCGTTGTGCGATCTTCTTCAAAAACACGATGGAAAATGGCAATGACGAAACAGGAACTAAAGAAAACGAGAATGGTAAAGAATTCATCGATTAAATTCTGCGGAGGTCGCGATCctataaatttttaaacgatcgtGTTTCGAAGATACAGTAATTTTGATCTGCGTTGAAATATGAGATTTTGTTAGCTGTACGAATACATGAGAAATGTTTTATCTTATTTCAATATATACGTTAGAATGATAAATATACCTTTGAGATGGAGCTAGAAGTTGTCTGTGATCtcgatataaataaatttaattttttaagcgGTCATTTCAATATACACTTACGACGATTCTCGAAACTCGAAAAGTTACTTTTGCCGTGTATTTTGATGCTATATAAAGtgtataaaaattttttatataatgATAGAATAGAGATGATATTTAGGTGGCTACCTTTAAGTGGGACACCTTGTATAAACACCTGATATAAAAATTTACCGAATCATATAATAGTAACGTTTGTCATTTATAAAAATACTTTGCATGCATCTGTGGGATCAATCGCAACTTCTGCAGAATTAAAGGTGACgcgattttcaattttttacttATGAAAAACATTACTTAACCATGACAcgcgaatttttatgaaactttgcACACAAATACagcatttaaaattttatcagGCACGTATCGAGGGGTGAAAACTACCTTAAAAGTTGCGAATGCAGTATCGATTTAGTTTTCTTTTAACTAACGGATGTAAAACAAAAATGTTCAGTTTTCTACGAGATTTTACATTGTCCAGATGGAGATTTTATCGAATTATAGGCGACCTCTTTGTAACCAGATTGTTTTTTCATAGATATTTAAAAGTTGGCCAATAAATAACAGGCCATAATCTTTCATTCgttgtttgaaatatttatctagataaaaattttCGCTGTAATCAATTAGATTAATTTGAATACATGTTTCGTAGGAAATCATGtatatttttccaatttttccGTTTGTTTAGCTCCTTATactgaataattattttaattctctATAACTTTGTACGTTTTTGACGTGAGAAAGCCATAATTTACATTTTCAACCTGAACTCTGTTATCCACATGTATGGAATTAATCGATTGAACGTATCGATCACGGTCATACGCTGACAATTAGTTACGttaattaagcgacagtttcgtgTAATATCTAATTCTCTACGAGTATGTGTGAATTGCTAATAGAAATTTGTTCGTATGTACattcataatttatattatttataattgtaaattgtatatgatcatAGAAACACGGCTAACCATCCAAAGATTAACGAAATGCTCGATAATGTTAGACGTAAGAAAACGCGTcgaattattgttaaataagcgTGAATTATTATACAGTATTTATTGATATCGCGATATTGCGTGTTACTAATTTCTATAGTGCGTAACGAGTGATAGAAACAATGTAAAACCGTATAGTGCCATCGTCATTGTAATTGGTTCGATACGcgttaattttttaatcatCGAGAGCCTTGCGTTAAGTTTTAAAGCAAATTTACGCAATTACTATTAGACTGTGTAACTTTTAATTACAGCACCGCTAGGTTACTTAAACTGTTGTAGATAacttcaatttatttttatttttagttatacCGTAGCTAGTCAGAAATATTGTTAAGGAAGCCCATGAAGCTTGAAACAGCATTTTTTTCTGCCGTCCATCGATAGAATACGACACGATGCCAAAGAATGGTTATTTGAAACTGTTATTAAGATTCGAAGGTGTCAATTAGCCTTAAGCAACAATCATAAATggtacgaaattaaaaaatatttcaatcttGCGACAATGTTATGCGATTTTCTTGTTAGCGAATAGATCGAAACGACAAAAAACTTGAAAGATCAATGTTAATGTAACAATGTAAGATATTGTAAATAAAGTACTGTCTACATCTTCAGATAAAACGTGTGATCTTATTTTCCAATTGAAACGAGGCTTAGAAAAAAGGCTTTGTACCAAATTATTTGTTTATTCTTCAACGAAGAATCGAATatgtaattttaaaaaacagtttcatttaaatatttatgattTCGTGTTCGtagcactatacagggtgttcggccaaaataagacgaaaatcaaaaatatcaatttgttgattgaagctccgttaaaaagttattaaagaattaaattaaaaaattttaaatcattctaaaaaaattattttccggtgcaggggtcaattacaatcatttttggtgaatagacatactctcgaaatgctaaccattttcgagaaaaaaattccttaccgaaaatctaatttctggccagaaatgtctgtccgaattttcattcgaatctttaaaatgtcataacttctgaacggattggacgattttaatgtttaaaaaagcaaacgacgcgtattttgatggagaatatgtacaaattgcaaaaatactcgaaaagttggtccttgaccccgcaaaatgagaaaaaccccataaaaatggtccaatattcaaacagccataactcctacaatagtgaatatatttcaatgaaacttttttctaaagtagagctcatggatacctacgaaaaagtattaaacaacttttgtaTAGGTTGTCaagtaaaattactaaaaatgaaaaacgaatctttaagaaaaatcgacaaggtaggtgcttaaatttttcgacgaaaaaaaaaaaatttcaaatcgttttggaaaaattattttcagtttcaggggtcaattataatcattttttgtcaataga comes from the Colletes latitarsis isolate SP2378_abdomen chromosome 7, iyColLati1, whole genome shotgun sequence genome and includes:
- the LOC143343393 gene encoding uncharacterized protein LOC143343393, producing the protein MALLTNHHDYSVPSEMVTTVYPSTTRTYDSLYPSPYNSPNYDSMKVPFGENYAHKGEHTPRKEIETVNYGNDVVTKYSRTPDSYERSSFGILTPATPQRYEPQHVISHTASPRPMLHEDNSVEYHPPSYCYETPPQEQKFHTLESSEPMQMIVEPKRNCWQPVTSAQRQLSPTNSPRRGRRRSRDIPPSPSVLKRRRLAANARERRRMNGLNDAFDKLREVVPSLGADHKLSKFETLQMAQTYIAALCDLLQKHDGKWQ